In a genomic window of Scyliorhinus torazame isolate Kashiwa2021f chromosome 5, sScyTor2.1, whole genome shotgun sequence:
- the LOC140419083 gene encoding uncharacterized protein, translating to MVKQWKCVDCGKRFRSPSQLEIHKRSHTGEKLFTCSTCGKEFTQSFCLMTHQRIHTGEKPYDCSHCGKSFRSLSNLTEHLRVHTGERPFHCSECGQRFTCSSHLTLHKRVHTGERPFVCSVCGKGFIKSATLLEHQRVHTDEKAFTCMECEKSFSRAISLRDHQRIHTGEKPFTCAECGKGFALKSQLRSHKLVHTDERPFQCSDCEKSFKSRRDLTIHQRIHSGEKPFTCPVCGRGFTRTSGCLRHQRVHM from the coding sequence ATGGTGAAACAGTGGAAATGTGTAGACTGTGGGAAGCGTTTCAGATCCCCATCACAGCTGGAAATTCataaacgcagtcacactggagagaagttattcacctgctccacctgtggaaAGGAATTCACGCAGTCATTCTGCCtaatgacacaccagcgaattcacaccggagaGAAACCCTACGattgctctcattgtgggaagagCTTCCGGTCTTTATCCAACCTCACTGAGCAtctacgggttcacactggagagagaccattccacTGCTCTGAATGCGGGCAGAGATTCACTTGTTCTTCCCACCTCACTCTACACAAACGtgtccacactggtgagaggccgttcgtctgctcagtgtgtgggaagggatttattaaaTCGGCGACCCTTCTtgaacaccagcgtgttcacactgacgagaaagcaTTCACCTGCATGGAGTGTGAGAAGAGTTTCAGTCGTGCAATTAGTCTTCGggatcaccagcgaattcacacaggggagaaaccctttacctgcgctgaatgtgggaagggatttgctttgAAATCGCAGCTTCGGTCACataaacttgttcacactgatgagagaccatttcaatgttctgactgtgaaaagagctttaaaagcagaagagATTTGACGATTCACCAGCGAATCCattccggggagaagccgttcacctgccccgTGTGTGGCAGAGGATTCACTCGGACATCCGGTTGTctcagacaccagagagttcacatgtga